In a genomic window of Pseudomonas oryzihabitans:
- the arfB gene encoding alternative ribosome rescue aminoacyl-tRNA hydrolase ArfB — MVIDERLTLPEQEIQLTAVRAQGAGGQNVNKVSSAVHLRFDITASSLPEALKERLLALRDQRISRDGVVVIKAQQYRTQEQNRADALERLAALIAAANVPEKPRRPTKPTYGSKQRRLEGKSRRSGLKASRGRVDF; from the coding sequence CTGGTCATCGACGAACGCCTGACGCTGCCCGAGCAGGAGATCCAGCTCACTGCGGTGCGCGCCCAGGGCGCCGGTGGGCAGAACGTCAACAAGGTCTCCAGCGCCGTCCATCTGCGCTTTGACATCACTGCGTCCTCGCTGCCGGAGGCGCTCAAGGAGCGCCTGCTGGCGCTGCGCGACCAGCGCATCAGCCGTGACGGCGTGGTGGTGATCAAGGCGCAGCAATACCGCACCCAGGAGCAGAATCGCGCCGACGCCCTGGAGCGCCTGGCCGCGCTGATCGCCGCGGCCAACGTCCCGGAAAAGCCCCGGCGCCCCACCAAGCCGACCTACGGTTCCAAGCAGCGCCGCCTGGAAGGCAAGTCCCGTCGCAGCGGGCTGAAGGCCAGTCGCGGGCGGGTGGATTTCTAG
- a CDS encoding BolA family protein yields the protein MSMRERIQSSLGLLQPEHLEVLDESHMHSRGQETHYKAVVVSEHFAGLNAVKRHQKVYGTLGELMGQFHALALHTYTPEEWASQGQAPDSPTCRGGSKHDLAG from the coding sequence ATGAGCATGCGCGAACGTATCCAGTCCAGCCTGGGCCTGTTGCAACCCGAGCACCTGGAGGTGCTGGACGAAAGCCACATGCACAGCCGCGGCCAGGAGACCCATTACAAGGCGGTGGTGGTCAGCGAACACTTCGCCGGACTCAACGCGGTGAAGCGCCACCAGAAGGTCTACGGCACCCTCGGCGAACTCATGGGCCAGTTCCATGCGCTGGCACTGCACACCTATACGCCGGAGGAGTGGGCCAGCCAGGGCCAGGCGCCGGATTCGCCCACCTGCCGCGGCGGCAGCAAGCACGACCTGGCGGGCTGA
- a CDS encoding DUF2059 domain-containing protein yields the protein MKKTLRTLGAVVLLASASSFALADAKSHAADAERFLQLANADKLTAPVYGQVQQLFAQHFAQAKEPGKKAVLESYTARANQALDSTIGWDKIKPDLVKLYTDTFTEDELESLIKFYQSDLGKKMLANLPRLSAQSAELTQAKLEQAVPKVNAILAEMDKQLGVKPPAGEAPAKR from the coding sequence ATGAAGAAGACCCTCCGTACGCTCGGCGCTGTAGTCCTGCTCGCCAGCGCCAGCAGCTTCGCCCTGGCCGATGCCAAGAGCCACGCGGCCGACGCGGAGCGCTTCCTGCAGTTGGCCAATGCCGACAAGTTGACGGCCCCGGTCTATGGCCAGGTGCAGCAACTCTTTGCCCAGCACTTCGCCCAGGCCAAGGAGCCCGGCAAGAAGGCCGTACTGGAGAGCTACACGGCCCGCGCCAACCAGGCGCTGGACAGCACCATCGGCTGGGACAAGATCAAGCCGGACCTGGTCAAGCTCTACACCGACACCTTCACCGAGGACGAGCTGGAAAGCCTGATCAAGTTCTACCAGTCGGATCTGGGCAAGAAGATGCTGGCCAACCTGCCGCGCCTGTCGGCCCAGTCCGCCGAGCTGACCCAGGCCAAGCTGGAGCAGGCGGTGCCCAAGGTCAACGCCATCCTCGCCGAGATGGACAAGCAGCTGGGCGTCAAGCCGCCGGCTGGCGAGGCTCCCGCCAAGCGCTAA
- a CDS encoding universal stress protein — protein MSKILACLDGSAVSAAVCDFAAWAGTALDAPLTLLHVLDQRRFPRPGHGTPPPLLVNREHLLTELAALDARRGSLAEDQGRLLLDAAQLRVEEQQARCAGAVLQHGDLMDSLESLQEDFDLIVLGRQGEDSPPKRLIGRHLESAIRLLHRPLLVAGHTFVKPQGVLLAYDDSSSARKAVTWAANCRLFDGLACHLVTVGRDREERRAALARAADELRAGGRQVITALTDGDVELGLERYRKQHGLELVVMGAFGHSRLRHFFMGSNTRNMLETAGSALIVVR, from the coding sequence ATGTCCAAGATCCTCGCCTGCCTCGACGGCTCGGCCGTCAGCGCCGCCGTCTGCGACTTCGCCGCCTGGGCCGGGACCGCCCTGGATGCCCCGCTGACCCTGCTGCACGTGCTGGACCAGCGGCGCTTTCCCCGCCCCGGTCACGGTACCCCGCCGCCCCTGCTGGTCAATCGTGAACACCTGCTCACCGAGCTGGCGGCGCTGGACGCCCGCCGTGGCAGCCTCGCGGAAGACCAGGGCCGGCTGCTGCTGGATGCGGCGCAATTGCGGGTCGAGGAACAGCAGGCCCGTTGCGCCGGCGCCGTGCTGCAACATGGCGACCTGATGGACTCCCTGGAAAGCCTGCAGGAGGATTTCGATCTCATCGTGCTGGGGCGTCAGGGCGAGGACAGCCCACCCAAGCGGCTGATCGGTCGCCACCTGGAAAGCGCCATCCGCCTCCTGCACCGCCCCCTGCTGGTGGCCGGCCACACCTTCGTCAAACCCCAGGGCGTGCTATTGGCCTATGACGACAGCAGCAGCGCGCGCAAGGCGGTGACCTGGGCGGCCAACTGCCGGCTGTTCGATGGCCTGGCCTGCCACCTGGTGACCGTCGGCCGCGACCGCGAAGAGCGTCGTGCTGCCCTTGCCCGCGCCGCCGACGAACTCCGCGCCGGCGGTCGCCAGGTCATCACCGCCCTCACCGACGGCGACGTGGAACTGGGTCTGGAACGCTATCGCAAGCAGCATGGCCTGGAACTGGTGGTGATGGGCGCCTTCGGCCATTCCCGGCTGCGTCACTTCTTCATGGGCAGCAATACCCGCAACATGCTGGAAACGGCCGGCAGTGCGCTGATCGTGGTGCGCTAG
- the fdnG gene encoding formate dehydrogenase-N subunit alpha, producing the protein MDMNRRQFFKVAGVGLAGSSLAALGMAPTAAFADQVRHFKLAHTVETRNTCPYCSVGCGLIMYSMGDRAKNVAQNIIHIEGDADHPVNRGTLCPKGAGLLDFIHSPNRLKYPEVRKPGSNEWTRISWDEALGRIATLMKEDRDANFIATNDKGQTVNRWLTTGFLAASASSNETGYLTHKIARSLGLLAFDNQARVUHGPTVAGLAPTFGRGAMTNHWSDIKNANLVLIMGGNAAEAHPCGFKWVTEAKAHNNARLIVVDPRFTRSASVADYYAPIRTGSDIAFLGGLINYLITNDKIQQEYVRNYTDAGFLVKEGFTFEDGLYNGYDAEKRTYTDKVNWGYQIGDDGFVKIDPTLQDPRCVFQLMKQHYSRYTLEVASQTCGTPPEAIQKVWAEIAETSAPGRTMTILYALGWTQHSIGAQIIRCGAMVQLLLGNIGMPGGGMNALRGHSNIQGLTDLGLLSIQLPGYLTIGGDGEQDYNAFITRRASKPLRPGQMSYWQNYGKFHVSLMKAWYGDKATKDNDWCYHWLPKVDVTGAGYDVLRYFDMMGKGQVNGYVCQGFNPIAAFPNKAKVLRGLSKLKWLVIMDPLATETSEFWRNHGDHNDVNTAEIQTEVFRLPTTCFAEEDGSLVNSSRWLQWHFKGAEAPGEGRSDIAIMAELFLKLREAYAKDGGAFPEPILGLSWPYAKPEEPSPEELAKEFNGYAVTDVLDAKGAVSAKAGQQLAGFGQLMDDGSTASGCWIFCGSWTEQGNQMARRDNSDPFHMGQTLGWAWSWPNNRRILYNRASSDLQGKPWDPSKKLVWWNDKAQKWGGTDVPDYKIDAKPADGMSPFIMNPEGVARFFALDKLAEGPFPEHYEPFETPIGVNPLHPNNRKALNSPAARVLKDDWADFGDRKDFPYAATTYRLTEHFHYWSKHCRLNAIVQPEQFVEIGEVLAKQKGIAAGDLVRVTSKRGHIVCKAVVTKRIRPLQVNGETVHHVGIPIHWGFSGVARMGYLANTLTPFVGDGNTQTPEFKSFLVNVEKA; encoded by the coding sequence GTGGATATGAACCGTCGGCAATTCTTCAAGGTCGCGGGAGTCGGCCTTGCGGGATCCAGCCTGGCGGCGCTAGGCATGGCTCCCACAGCTGCCTTCGCCGACCAGGTGCGCCATTTCAAACTGGCGCACACCGTGGAAACCCGCAACACCTGTCCCTACTGCTCGGTCGGCTGCGGCCTGATCATGTACAGCATGGGCGACCGGGCCAAGAACGTGGCCCAGAACATCATTCACATCGAGGGCGACGCCGACCACCCGGTCAATCGCGGCACCCTCTGCCCGAAGGGCGCCGGCCTGCTGGATTTCATCCACAGCCCCAATCGCCTCAAGTACCCCGAAGTCCGCAAGCCCGGCAGCAACGAGTGGACCCGCATCAGCTGGGACGAGGCGCTCGGGCGCATCGCCACCCTGATGAAGGAAGACCGCGATGCCAACTTCATCGCCACCAACGACAAGGGCCAGACGGTCAATCGTTGGTTGACCACGGGCTTTTTGGCCGCTTCGGCGTCCTCCAATGAAACCGGTTATCTGACGCACAAGATCGCGCGGAGTCTGGGCCTGCTGGCCTTCGACAACCAAGCACGCGTCTGACACGGCCCGACGGTGGCAGGTCTTGCCCCGACGTTTGGCCGTGGTGCCATGACGAACCATTGGAGTGACATCAAGAACGCCAATCTCGTCCTCATCATGGGCGGCAATGCCGCCGAAGCGCACCCGTGCGGCTTCAAATGGGTCACCGAGGCCAAGGCGCACAACAACGCCCGGCTGATCGTGGTCGATCCGCGTTTCACCCGTTCCGCCTCGGTGGCGGATTACTACGCGCCGATCCGTACCGGCAGCGACATCGCCTTCCTGGGCGGGCTGATCAATTACCTGATCACGAACGACAAGATCCAGCAGGAGTACGTCCGCAACTACACCGACGCCGGCTTCCTGGTGAAGGAAGGCTTCACCTTCGAGGACGGCCTGTACAACGGCTACGATGCGGAGAAGCGCACCTACACCGACAAGGTGAACTGGGGCTATCAGATCGGCGACGACGGCTTCGTCAAGATCGATCCGACCCTGCAGGATCCGCGCTGCGTCTTCCAGCTGATGAAGCAGCACTACAGCCGCTACACCCTGGAAGTGGCCAGCCAGACCTGTGGCACGCCTCCCGAGGCGATCCAGAAGGTCTGGGCGGAAATCGCCGAGACCTCGGCGCCCGGTCGCACCATGACCATCCTCTACGCCCTGGGCTGGACCCAGCATTCCATCGGCGCGCAGATCATCCGCTGCGGCGCCATGGTGCAACTGCTCTTGGGCAACATCGGTATGCCGGGTGGCGGCATGAACGCCCTGCGCGGTCACTCCAACATCCAGGGCCTCACCGACCTGGGCCTGCTGTCGATCCAGCTGCCCGGCTACCTGACCATCGGTGGCGACGGCGAGCAGGACTACAACGCCTTCATCACCCGGCGCGCCAGCAAGCCGCTGCGTCCGGGGCAGATGAGCTACTGGCAGAACTACGGCAAGTTCCACGTCAGCCTGATGAAGGCCTGGTACGGCGACAAGGCCACCAAGGACAACGACTGGTGCTACCACTGGTTGCCCAAGGTCGATGTCACCGGCGCCGGCTACGACGTGCTGCGCTACTTCGACATGATGGGCAAGGGCCAGGTCAACGGCTACGTCTGCCAGGGCTTCAACCCCATCGCCGCCTTCCCCAACAAGGCCAAGGTGCTGCGTGGGCTGTCCAAGCTCAAGTGGCTGGTGATCATGGACCCGCTGGCCACCGAGACCTCCGAGTTCTGGCGCAACCACGGCGATCACAACGACGTGAACACCGCCGAGATCCAGACCGAGGTGTTCCGCCTGCCCACCACCTGCTTCGCCGAGGAAGACGGCTCCCTGGTCAACTCCAGCCGCTGGCTGCAGTGGCACTTCAAGGGCGCCGAGGCACCCGGCGAAGGGCGCAGCGACATCGCCATCATGGCCGAGTTGTTCCTCAAGCTGCGCGAGGCCTATGCCAAGGACGGCGGGGCCTTCCCCGAGCCGATCCTGGGGCTGTCCTGGCCCTACGCCAAGCCCGAGGAGCCTTCGCCGGAGGAACTCGCCAAGGAGTTCAACGGCTACGCCGTCACCGACGTGCTGGACGCCAAGGGGGCGGTCTCGGCCAAGGCCGGTCAGCAACTCGCCGGCTTCGGCCAGTTGATGGACGATGGCAGCACCGCCTCGGGTTGCTGGATCTTCTGCGGCTCCTGGACCGAGCAGGGCAACCAGATGGCGCGGCGCGACAACAGCGACCCGTTCCATATGGGGCAGACCCTGGGCTGGGCCTGGTCGTGGCCGAACAACAGACGCATCCTCTACAACCGCGCCTCCTCGGACCTCCAGGGCAAGCCCTGGGACCCGAGCAAGAAGCTGGTGTGGTGGAACGACAAGGCGCAGAAGTGGGGCGGCACCGACGTGCCGGACTACAAGATCGACGCCAAGCCGGCCGACGGCATGAGTCCCTTCATCATGAACCCCGAAGGGGTGGCGCGCTTCTTCGCCCTGGACAAGCTGGCCGAGGGGCCTTTCCCGGAGCACTACGAGCCGTTCGAGACCCCCATCGGCGTCAACCCGCTGCACCCCAACAACCGCAAGGCCCTGAACAGTCCGGCGGCACGGGTGCTCAAGGACGACTGGGCGGACTTCGGCGACCGCAAGGACTTCCCCTATGCGGCCACCACCTACCGCCTGACCGAGCACTTCCACTACTGGAGCAAGCACTGCCGGCTCAACGCCATCGTCCAGCCCGAGCAGTTCGT
- a CDS encoding DMT family transporter translates to MWLTTLMFGALGVCWGSNFIYMKLAADFISPAQMTLLRVGCGFVPLAVVAWQRGVLRLDQWRLLPHFLVMALLATAFYYFAIAKGTALLPSAVAGVLGGTIALFTTLASLALLRAEWPNAAMVAGVLLGFLGVVLLIAPWQAAGLALDGQGVLWMLGAAALFGCSYVYVSRYLAPHGLPPLALVTWQMGLALLALLLVTDTSGLAALWQHPWALVGVTIGLGVLGTGMAFLLYYALLERLGAVASAAATYLTPTVALAIGWANGEAVGLREVAAAGVILLGVAVVQAGRRP, encoded by the coding sequence ATGTGGCTTACTACCCTGATGTTCGGCGCGCTCGGTGTGTGCTGGGGCTCGAACTTCATCTACATGAAGCTGGCTGCCGATTTCATTTCGCCGGCCCAGATGACGCTGCTGCGGGTCGGCTGTGGCTTCGTCCCCCTGGCCGTGGTGGCCTGGCAGCGAGGCGTGCTGCGCCTTGATCAGTGGCGCCTGCTACCGCACTTCCTGGTCATGGCGCTGCTGGCCACGGCCTTCTACTACTTCGCCATCGCCAAGGGCACCGCGCTGTTGCCCTCGGCCGTCGCCGGGGTCTTGGGCGGTACCATCGCCCTTTTCACCACCCTGGCCAGCCTGGCGTTGCTGCGCGCCGAGTGGCCCAATGCGGCTATGGTCGCGGGCGTGTTGCTGGGCTTTCTCGGCGTGGTGTTGCTGATCGCACCTTGGCAGGCCGCAGGCTTGGCACTGGATGGCCAGGGCGTGCTCTGGATGCTGGGAGCCGCTGCCTTGTTCGGCTGCTCCTATGTCTACGTCAGCCGGTATCTCGCACCCCATGGCCTGCCGCCCTTGGCGCTGGTGACCTGGCAGATGGGCCTGGCCTTGCTGGCGCTGCTGCTGGTCACCGATACCTCCGGCCTGGCTGCCCTGTGGCAGCATCCGTGGGCCTTGGTGGGGGTGACGATCGGGCTGGGCGTGCTGGGTACTGGAATGGCCTTCCTGCTCTATTACGCCCTGCTCGAACGCCTGGGCGCAGTGGCCTCGGCGGCCGCGACCTATCTGACGCCCACCGTCGCCCTGGCGATCGGCTGGGCCAACGGTGAAGCCGTCGGCCTGCGCGAGGTGGCGGCTGCCGGGGTGATCTTGCTGGGGGTCGCCGTGGTACAGGCAGGACGAAGACCCTAG
- a CDS encoding SulP family inorganic anion transporter, giving the protein MKNVSPRADILAGLTTSFALVPECIAFALVAHLNPLMGLYGAFFICTLTALFGGRPGMISGAAGSMAVVIVALVVQHGVQYLLATVVLGGLLMIAFGLLRLGKLIRMVPHPVMLGFVNGLAIVIALAQLEHFKQGEAWLSGTPLYLMLGLTLATMLIIWLLPRLTRAVPPALAAILGVGLAVYCLDLPTRTLGDMAHIAGGLPQLALPDIPWNLDTLQIILPYAVLMALVGLLETLLTLNLTDEITESRGYPNRECVALGAANLASGLFGGMGGCAMIGQTMINLSSGGRGRLSGLVAGVLMLLFVLFLSPLIERIPLAALVGTMFVVAQQTFAWASLRVLHRVPRSDMLMIVAVTVITVFADLATAVLCGIVLAALNFAWQHARRLYADSHLDADGSKRYQVHGTLFFASTATFLNQFDPAGDPARVVVDCSHLSFVDYSAVAALRTLHERYAKAGKRVWVLHLSTRCKQLLRRGGMADDLALSD; this is encoded by the coding sequence ATGAAAAACGTTTCGCCCCGCGCCGACATCCTGGCCGGCCTCACCACGTCCTTCGCCCTGGTGCCCGAGTGCATCGCCTTCGCCCTGGTCGCCCATCTCAATCCGCTGATGGGGCTCTATGGCGCCTTCTTCATCTGTACCCTCACCGCTCTCTTCGGTGGCCGCCCGGGCATGATCTCCGGCGCCGCCGGCTCCATGGCGGTGGTGATCGTCGCCCTGGTGGTGCAGCACGGCGTGCAGTACCTGCTGGCCACGGTGGTACTCGGCGGACTGTTGATGATCGCCTTCGGCCTGCTGCGCCTGGGCAAGTTGATCCGCATGGTGCCGCACCCGGTGATGCTCGGTTTCGTCAACGGCCTGGCCATCGTCATCGCCCTGGCCCAGCTGGAACATTTCAAACAGGGCGAGGCCTGGCTCAGCGGCACGCCGCTGTACCTGATGCTCGGCCTGACCCTGGCCACCATGCTCATCATCTGGCTCTTGCCGCGACTGACCCGCGCCGTGCCGCCAGCCCTGGCCGCCATCCTCGGCGTGGGCCTGGCGGTCTACTGCCTCGACCTGCCGACCCGCACCCTGGGCGACATGGCCCATATCGCCGGCGGCCTGCCGCAGCTGGCGCTGCCCGACATTCCCTGGAACCTCGACACCCTGCAGATCATCCTGCCCTATGCGGTGCTGATGGCCCTGGTCGGCCTGCTGGAAACCCTGCTGACGTTGAATCTCACCGACGAGATCACCGAGAGCCGCGGCTATCCCAACCGCGAATGCGTGGCCCTCGGCGCGGCCAATCTGGCTTCGGGACTGTTCGGCGGCATGGGCGGCTGCGCCATGATCGGCCAGACCATGATCAACCTGAGCTCGGGTGGACGCGGGCGGCTGTCCGGCCTGGTCGCCGGGGTGCTGATGCTGCTCTTCGTGCTGTTTCTCTCGCCGCTGATCGAACGCATCCCGCTGGCGGCGCTGGTGGGCACCATGTTCGTGGTCGCCCAGCAGACCTTCGCCTGGGCCTCGCTGCGGGTGCTGCACCGGGTACCGCGCAGCGACATGCTGATGATCGTTGCGGTCACCGTCATCACCGTGTTCGCCGACCTCGCCACCGCCGTGCTCTGCGGCATTGTCCTGGCGGCGCTCAACTTCGCCTGGCAGCACGCCCGCCGGCTCTATGCCGACAGCCACCTGGACGCCGATGGCAGCAAGAGATACCAGGTGCACGGCACCCTGTTCTTCGCCTCCACCGCCACCTTCCTCAACCAGTTCGATCCCGCTGGCGACCCCGCCAGGGTGGTGGTGGACTGCAGCCATCTGAGTTTCGTCGACTACTCCGCCGTGGCGGCGCTACGCACCCTGCACGAGCGCTACGCAAAGGCCGGCAAGCGGGTATGGGTGCTGCACCTGTCCACTCGTTGCAAGCAGCTCTTGCGCCGGGGCGGTATGGCAGACGACCTCGCCCTCAGCGATTGA
- a CDS encoding DsbA family protein yields MPGRLLYVMDPMCSWCWGFAPVVDRLAERAAAHGIPLRLVVGGLRRERVAQDTASRVRTLAYWQAVQETTGQPFALDVGPPEGLVYDTEPACRALVAARQLDEDAVWGLAKRIQQAFYVEARDVTQPALLVELAEASGLPRIEFAPLFDGEPAHQATQADFAWALNLGIAGFPTLLAERNGQLALITNGYQPLDELEPLLDAWLTRGAQPA; encoded by the coding sequence ATGCCCGGTCGCCTGCTCTATGTGATGGACCCCATGTGCTCCTGGTGCTGGGGCTTCGCCCCGGTGGTGGATCGCCTGGCCGAGCGGGCGGCCGCCCATGGCATTCCCCTGCGCCTGGTGGTTGGTGGCCTGCGCCGCGAGCGGGTAGCCCAGGACACCGCCAGCCGGGTGCGTACCCTGGCCTATTGGCAGGCGGTACAGGAGACCACCGGCCAACCCTTCGCCCTGGATGTGGGGCCGCCGGAAGGCCTGGTGTACGACACCGAGCCGGCCTGTCGTGCCCTGGTCGCCGCGCGCCAACTCGACGAAGATGCGGTCTGGGGGCTGGCCAAGCGTATCCAGCAGGCCTTCTATGTCGAGGCGCGCGATGTCACTCAACCGGCGCTGCTGGTGGAGCTGGCCGAGGCCAGCGGCCTGCCGCGCATCGAATTCGCCCCGCTGTTCGATGGCGAACCGGCGCACCAGGCCACCCAGGCGGACTTCGCCTGGGCGCTGAATCTGGGCATCGCTGGGTTCCCGACCCTGCTGGCCGAGCGTAATGGCCAGCTGGCGCTGATCACCAATGGCTACCAACCGCTGGACGAGCTGGAGCCACTGCTGGACGCCTGGCTGACCCGCGGCGCGCAACCGGCGTGA
- a CDS encoding LysR substrate-binding domain-containing protein, producing MAANPRLPPLKALQAFEATGRRASFQAAAVELCVTQAAVAQQVRQLEERLGFPLFLRQRRGVQLTDRGRAYFLEVQRAFDVLREATDALLRRKRIVTVSVTPSFAAKCLIPALPAFASAHPTIDLRVLASDVLADFARDGVDLAVRLIRRPTLRGVTAEFLFAELVVVASPALIGAEPLPLSGAALARYPLLNDGQADWSAVLEGEPVHQELHMNQAALAIDAALAGQGLAMVNRRFVHKALATGRLLQVTAEPVQTELGYYLVMPSRSRQDPALVAVSDWLKTLAKEEAEF from the coding sequence ATGGCAGCCAACCCACGCCTACCGCCGTTGAAAGCGCTGCAAGCCTTCGAAGCCACCGGCCGCCGGGCCAGCTTCCAGGCGGCGGCCGTGGAGCTGTGCGTCACCCAGGCGGCGGTCGCCCAACAGGTGCGCCAACTGGAGGAACGCCTGGGTTTCCCCCTGTTCCTGCGCCAACGCCGCGGCGTGCAATTGACCGACCGTGGCCGCGCCTATTTTCTCGAGGTACAGCGCGCCTTCGACGTGCTGCGCGAAGCCACCGACGCCCTGCTCAGGCGCAAGCGAATCGTCACCGTCAGCGTGACGCCCAGCTTCGCCGCCAAATGCCTGATTCCCGCGCTGCCCGCCTTCGCCAGCGCCCATCCAACTATCGATCTACGGGTGCTGGCCAGCGATGTCCTGGCCGACTTCGCCCGGGATGGCGTCGATCTGGCCGTGCGTCTCATCCGCCGTCCCACCCTGCGCGGGGTGACGGCGGAATTCCTCTTCGCCGAACTGGTGGTCGTGGCCAGTCCCGCCCTGATCGGCGCCGAGCCGCTACCCCTGAGCGGCGCGGCGCTCGCCCGCTATCCGCTGCTCAACGATGGCCAGGCCGACTGGTCGGCGGTATTGGAAGGCGAACCGGTGCATCAGGAGCTGCACATGAACCAGGCCGCCCTGGCCATCGATGCGGCGCTGGCGGGCCAAGGACTAGCCATGGTCAATCGGCGCTTCGTGCACAAGGCCCTGGCGACCGGCCGCCTGCTCCAGGTGACGGCTGAGCCGGTACAGACCGAGTTGGGCTATTACCTGGTGATGCCCAGCCGTAGCCGCCAGGACCCGGCCCTGGTGGCAGTCAGCGATTGGCTGAAGACGCTGGCGAAGGAAGAGGCCGAATTCTAG
- the trhO gene encoding oxygen-dependent tRNA uridine(34) hydroxylase TrhO, whose translation MTDNIVVAALYKFVTLDDYVQLREPLLQTLLAHDVKGTLLLAEEGINGTVSGSRAGIDAVLAWLRADPRLVDIDHKESYCAEQPFYRTKVKLKKEIVTLGVPGVDPNQRVGTYVEPQDWNALVDDPEVLVIDTRNDYEVGIGSFKGAIDPKTKSFRDFPAYIREHFDPARHKKVAMFCTGGIRCEKASSFMLQEGFPEVFHLKGGILKYLEEVPAAESRWEGECFVFDNRVTVTHELAEGAYDQCHACRNPVSPQDMQSPHYSPGISCPHCWDSLSEKTRAGARERQKQIELARLRNEPHPIGRDPRLNATPHPEEV comes from the coding sequence ATGACCGACAATATCGTCGTGGCGGCCTTGTACAAGTTCGTCACCCTGGACGACTACGTCCAATTACGTGAACCCCTGTTGCAGACCCTGCTGGCGCACGACGTCAAGGGCACCCTGCTGCTGGCCGAGGAAGGCATCAATGGCACCGTCTCCGGCAGCCGTGCAGGCATCGATGCCGTACTCGCCTGGTTGCGCGCCGATCCGCGCCTGGTCGATATCGACCACAAGGAATCCTACTGCGCCGAGCAGCCGTTCTACCGCACCAAGGTGAAGCTGAAGAAGGAGATCGTCACCCTGGGCGTGCCGGGCGTCGATCCCAACCAGCGCGTCGGCACCTACGTCGAGCCGCAGGACTGGAATGCCCTGGTGGACGACCCCGAGGTGCTGGTGATCGATACCCGCAACGATTACGAGGTGGGCATCGGCAGCTTCAAGGGCGCCATCGATCCCAAGACCAAGAGCTTCCGGGATTTTCCCGCCTACATTCGTGAGCATTTCGATCCAGCCCGGCATAAGAAGGTCGCCATGTTCTGCACCGGCGGCATCCGCTGCGAGAAGGCCTCCAGCTTCATGCTGCAGGAGGGCTTCCCCGAGGTGTTCCATCTCAAGGGTGGCATTCTCAAATACCTGGAAGAGGTGCCGGCGGCCGAGTCGCGTTGGGAAGGCGAGTGCTTCGTCTTCGACAATCGCGTGACCGTGACCCATGAACTGGCCGAAGGCGCCTATGACCAGTGCCACGCCTGCCGCAATCCGGTCTCGCCGCAGGACATGCAATCACCGCACTACAGCCCCGGTATCAGTTGCCCGCACTGCTGGGATTCGCTGTCGGAGAAGACCCGTGCCGGGGCGCGTGAGCGGCAGAAGCAGATCGAGCTCGCCCGGCTGCGCAACGAGCCCCATCCCATCGGCCGCGATCCGCGGCTGAATGCTACACCCCACCCCGAGGAGGTCTAG